From Camelina sativa cultivar DH55 chromosome 5, Cs, whole genome shotgun sequence:
AACTGTCTTCTGATTCGTGAGGTTAAACACCATTTTGAATTCTTACTAATATAATGCCACAGATTCGTAAATCCCGGTTAACTCTTTgtagagttttattttatttatgggtAACTGACAAAACCTTTGAACCTTCTAGATCCCTTTCAATCTCATCAACCGCCTATGGGACACTTATCTTGCTGAAGGAGATGCGTTGCCAGACTTCCTAGTGTACATATATGCTAGCTTTCTTTTGACGGTAAGAAACACTGAATCATATACGATTTATGTTGTTTGTggaattgttttcttcttcttatcgcGAGAATCAAATACAAGTTGTGTTTGTGAACATTTTGCAGTGGTCTGATGAGCTGAAGAAGCTAGATTTTCAAGAGATGGTAATGTTCCTGCAACACCTTCCTACACATAACTGGTCAGACCAAGAGCTGGAAATGGTATTGTCAAGAGCTTACATGTGGCATAGTATGTTCAATAATTCCCCAAACCATTTGGCTAGCTGATATGACTTTTCCTCCATCCATGATGATGCTGTTTTTTTCCTTGGttatattatcttcttcttcttcatcttgtcgAAATCAGCTTtggtgtttttgtgtttttttcatgGTAAATGCTAACATTCTTGTCTTGTtaattgttattagtttatgtatggtTTTCAACTTTTCATGCCGCACTTGTTGAATCGGTCATCAGTTTGAGTgtttgtaatatgttttttttgtagctttctCACTAATTTATTTGCCTGTCTCAATTAGTCTTTTATTTGAAACGGATAAAACTCTCGCTGTATCCATCCATGCCAATCCGAATCAACCCGCCTGACCCGATTATATTGTTTGCAATTtgcatttgtttattttgtgtagGAGGAGATAATACAAagattaatgattaattaacCTAAAAATTCAACATAGAATGAGGACAATGAGCAACGTTGTCAACAAATCTACTTAAAAAAGAGATGATGTCTTTTGTCTTGGATTCCTAagcataataatatatatattttaaaagtcaaCATCAATCAAATTTTGGTCGATTATTTgcatcttttttattattaaccTTTGTGGTATGATTGTCTTTATACATTTGATAAGGaatataattttctaacaaactaaaaaaacacaccaaaaaaaaaaaacagatatagGAGTACTTTATTTCTAGTAAAATTTAAAGTTATGTTACGCTATATAAACTTGAGCATTATGTTCACTATTTATAGTAAAAGTATTCTATTCAcagaaataaaattgtaaaaatattgtaatgatGAGTCATCACTTTTTTTAAGCCCATGCCTAATTACGGTAAAATGAAAAAAGGagttttaaggaaataagaaaaaaacattaaaaaaaaacacagtgagaagagttaagagagagagagagagagagagagagagagagagagagaaaggtaaAGTAAAGAactctcaagttttttttttctttcttttgctttcccTTTTGTGTGGTTTATCATCTCTCAgtcttcctccttcttcttcttctataacgCTCTTCGCCATCGTTTCGGTTTTCTCGAGGAAGTGTTTCTACTGGGGGAAAAAGCTCCTTTTTACCCACTTAGTTCTTTACCTTTTTGCTCAGAGAaaaatggtttgattttttgttaGAGATGGTGAAATTTGCAGGTATAGTTTCGTCTTCCTTTAGCTATCCCTTTCTTCTATTAGggatttgaaagtgtagaaATCAGTGCCAATTCGAGTAATTTTATGGTTTCGTTACATGAATGGTCTAATTTGATGGTTTCAGTTTGGAGcgttgtaagtttttttttttttttttcgtagaaTCTAGAGTGTTGAAGGATTGGGTATTGACccttgtgtgtgttttatttttctgggtagaacataatgttttttttttttttgggtggatCGGAATAACTTAGGATCTTGAATACAAAAAGAGCAAATGGTTTGTTAGatgccaaaaaacaaaaatagttggTGGAAGAACACTAGATTTATAGAttcttttatgttatttttatatgttggaGGGTTTGGATTCTTTTATGTTCGTTACTAGTTGGAGGAATACTTTATAAGACCCCAAATGTTCGTTGGTATCATGAATAAGAGAGGTGTATATAGTGATGTGGTTGGTCTATTCCCTGTAGATGTCCATTAGTTTCATTGTCTCGAATGGGTTCATTGAAAGtcacttactttttttttttttttgggtttttttccttttcctgaaggttgttttttttgctaGCCTTGGTACTGGTCATGGCTTTTATCTGACTACTGTGTTGTGCCTTTGATGAAACTAATTAATGTTGCGGGGCAAGTTAGCTATGGAATCTTTAGAAACTATTTGTTTGCTTAAGGGGAGTAAGTTTAgttctcattttctttcatgttgagttttgattcttgtttGTGTCGTGAGACAAAGTTTATGTTTTCTGTGGCTAACAAGAATCATTAGAGTAGGTTCACGAcctgtttttttgggtttccatAGTTCACTGCaatgattaattatatttttcagacTTGTTGGAATGAGTTTAGTAGTTTTATGTTGGCAATGTTTTCCCCAAGCAACAGCATTACACATTTCCGGTTTTAACTCATAAGAAAACAATTTGTTGCTTGGGAGATCGTTTCTCTTACTTGATTCAAACTCTGTGATCGCAATAATGTGGTTTTGTAAATATACTGTATAAAGCTGTTTGTTAATGGGTTACTTTGCTTCTCTTATCAGGCTATTTGGTTTATCGCTTCTTGTTATTTATTATCTGGTTATCAAGCTTCCAAGATGTAGCTGCGCATGATAAGCTTAATGAGCATAGTAGTAGATCGACAACCTCTGAGTTGGCAAATCCACCTGGTATTGGAGTATCTGGTCCCATTCAAGTATCGCCGTCAGTCATCCCCAAATATGCATCCCCTGCTCTACCTTGGACACCACCAATGTACCCTACTTTTCCTGATACATATGAACCCAAGTTAACCGGCAATTGTCCTACAGACTTTCAAGCAATTTCAAGTGTTATCGATACAGCAGCTTCTGATTGTTCCCAACCTTTCGCTGCACTTGTTGGGAACGTGATCTGTTGTCCGCAGTTTATAAGCTTACTTCATATTTTCCAAGGACAGCACAACGTGAAGTCAGATAAGTTGGTTCTGCCTGATGCAGTTGCTACAGATTGTTTTTCAGATATCGTTAGTATCTTGGTCAGCAGAAGAGCCAACATGACAATACCTGCACTTTGCTCTGTAAGATCGTCAAATCTAACTGGAGGTTCCTGTCCAGTAACAGATGTCACAACGTTGGAGAAAGTTGTTAACAGTAGCAAATTACTGGATGCATGTCGCACTGTTGATCCTCTTAAGGAGTGTTGTAGGCCAATTTGCCAACCTGCAATTATGGAAGCTGCGCTTCTTATTTCGGGACACCAAATGACAGTTGGCGATAAGCTCCCTTTAGGAGGATCAAGTAACCTCAATGCAATTAATGACTGCAAAAATGTGGTCTATTCATATCTTTCCAGGAAGCTTCCGGCAGACAAAGCAAACGCTGCATTTAGAATTTTATCGTCCTGCAAAGTTAACAAAGGTACTTTCTGAACTGTATCCTATTATCTTTCATATTGATCTTCCTTAGATAGTCTTGGAAATTATTCTGACTGTACATTGTGTTACAGCTTGCCCGTTGGAATTTAAGGAGCCAACCGAAGTAATCAAGGCTTGCCGTAATGTGGCTGCGCCAAGCCCTTCTTGCTGTAGCTCGTTGAATGCATACATTTCTGGTATACAGAACCAAATGCTAATAACAAACAAGCAGGCCATAGTCTGTGCAACAGTCATTGGTTCCATGTTGCGGAAAGGTGGTGTGATGACAAATATCTATGAGCTTTGTGATGTCGATCTCAAAGATTTCAGTGT
This genomic window contains:
- the LOC104786568 gene encoding uncharacterized GPI-anchored protein At1g61900-like, with amino-acid sequence MVKFAGYLVYRFLLFIIWLSSFQDVAAHDKLNEHSSRSTTSELANPPGIGVSGPIQVSPSVIPKYASPALPWTPPMYPTFPDTYEPKLTGNCPTDFQAISSVIDTAASDCSQPFAALVGNVICCPQFISLLHIFQGQHNVKSDKLVLPDAVATDCFSDIVSILVSRRANMTIPALCSVRSSNLTGGSCPVTDVTTLEKVVNSSKLLDACRTVDPLKECCRPICQPAIMEAALLISGHQMTVGDKLPLGGSSNLNAINDCKNVVYSYLSRKLPADKANAAFRILSSCKVNKACPLEFKEPTEVIKACRNVAAPSPSCCSSLNAYISGIQNQMLITNKQAIVCATVIGSMLRKGGVMTNIYELCDVDLKDFSVQAYGMQQGCLLRSYPADLIFDNTTGYSFTCDLTDNIAAPWPSSSSMSSLSLCAPEMSLPALPTSQTLKNHGCRDGGFGALRLISLVFLLYVVVRH